One genomic window of Coregonus clupeaformis isolate EN_2021a chromosome 12, ASM2061545v1, whole genome shotgun sequence includes the following:
- the LOC121578211 gene encoding ras-related protein rab7, producing the protein MTSRKKVLLKVIILGDSGVGKTSLMNQYVNKKFSNQYKATIGADFLTKEVMVDDRLVTMQIWDTAGQERFQSLGVAFYRGADCCVLVFDVTAPNTFKTLDSWRDEFLIQASPRDPENFPFVVLGNKIDLENRQVTTKRAQAWCQSKNNIPYFETSAKEAINVEQAFQTIARNALKQETEVELYNEFPEPIKLDRNERANPSAEACSC; encoded by the exons ATGACATCTAGGAAGAAAGTACTACTTAAAGTCATCATTCTGGGAGACTCTGG AGTTGGGAAGACCTCGCTGATGAACCAGTATGTGAATAAGAAGTTCAGTAACCAGTACAAAGCCACAATAGGAGCTGATTTCCTGACGAAAGAAGTGATGGTGGATGACAGGCTTGTTACCATGCAG ATCTGGGACACAGCGGGGCAGGAGAGGTTCCAGTCTCTGGGCGTGGCGTTCTACCGCGGGGCAGACTGTTGTGTGCTGGTGTTTGACGTGACCGCCCCCAACACCTTCAAGACTCTAGACAGCTGGAGGGACGAGTTCCTCATCCAGGCCAGCCCGCGAGATCCTGAGAACTTCCCCTTTGTGGTGCTAGGCAACAAGATTGACCTGGAGAACAGACAG GTGACGACTAAACGAGCACAGGCCTGGTGTCAGAgcaagaacaacatcccctacTTCGAGACCAGCGCTAAGGAGGCCATCAACGTTGAACAGGCTTTCCAGACTATCGCACGCAATGCTCTTAAACAG GAGACAGAGGTGGAGTTGTACAATGAGTTCCCTGAACCGATAAAGCTGGACAGGAACGAACGGGCCAACCCATCAGCGGAGGCCTGCAGCTGCTGA